One Triticum dicoccoides isolate Atlit2015 ecotype Zavitan chromosome 5B, WEW_v2.0, whole genome shotgun sequence genomic window carries:
- the LOC119311724 gene encoding serine/threonine-protein kinase STY13-like, translating to MASSAGDLPEVKFKRTGSLGSSDYVRADKIDLTSLDIQLEQQLNKKWGKTNIKPQGPKADWEIDLAKLEIRHVIAQGTYGTVYRGTYDGQQVAVKLLDWGEDGFATEAETTALRTSFKQEVAVWHKLSHPNVTRFIGASMGTTDLKIPVNDNGARANLPARACCVVVEYLAGGTLKQYLIKNRRRKLAYKVVVQLALDLSRGLSYLHSRKIVHRDVKTENMLLDTQRNLKIADFGVARVEAQNPKDMTGATGTLGYMAPEVLDGKPYNRKCDVYSFGICLWEIYCCDMPYPDLSFADVSSAVVHQNLRPDIPRCCPSAFANIMRKCWDGNPDKRPDMDEVVQLMEALDTSKGGGMIPDGQSSGCLCFTRARGP from the exons ATGGCGTCCAGCGCCGGTGATCTGCCCGAGGTGAAATTCAAGAGGACCGGGAGCCTGGGGAGCAGCGACTACGTGCGAGCAGACAAGATCGACCTCACCAGCCTCGACATCCAGCTAGAGCAGCAGCTCAACAAGAAATGGGGCAAGACCAACATCAAGCCCCAGGGACCCAAGGCGGACTGGGAGATTGACCTTGCTAAGCTGGAGATCCGGCATGTCATCGCCCAGGGCACGTATGGAACCGTCTACCGTGGCACCTATGATGGCCAGCAGGTCGCAG TGAAGCTGTTGGATTGGGGAGAAGATGGTTTTGCCACAGAAGCCGAAACTACTGCTTTGCGAACATCATTTAAGCAGGAGGTTGCTGTTTGGCATAAGCTCAGCCATCCTAACGTTACAAGG TTTATTGGTGCGTCTATGGGGACCACCGACCTCAAGATACCGGTCAATGACAACGGCGCGCGTGCCAACTTGCCAGCTAGAGCATGTTGTGTTGTGGTAGAGTATCTCGCTGGAGGCACTTTGAAGCAGTATCTGATAAAGAACAGACGGCGGAAGCTCGCCTACAAAGTCGTGGTTCAGCTTGCATTGGATCTGTCCAGAGG ATTGAGCTATCTACACTCTAGAAAGATCGTACATCGGGACGTGAAAACTGAAAATATGCTGCTTGATACACAGCGTAACCTTAAGATTGCTGATTTTGGCGTTGCACGTGTGGAGGCTCAGAATCCGAAGGATATGACTGGTGCGACAGGCACACTTGGTTATATGGCCCCAGAG GTTCTTGATGGTAAACCATACAACAGGAAATGTGATGTTTACAGTTTTGGCATTTGCTTGTGGGAAATCTATTGCTGTGACATGCCATACCCAGACCTAAGTTTTGCCGATGTCTCTTCTGCTGTCGTTCACCAG AATTTGCGGCCAGACATACCCCGTTGCTGTCCAAGTGCATTTGCGAACATTATGCGTAAATGCTGGGATGGAAATCCTGATAAGCGCCCCGATATGGACGAGGTGGTGCAGCTCATGGAGGCCCTCGACACAAGCAAAGGCGGCGGTATGATACCGGATGGCCAGTCGTCCGGATGCTTGTGTTTCACCAGGGCCCGTGGCCCGTAG